Within Terriglobales bacterium, the genomic segment TGCGGTACCACTACCTTCTGCCGCTACTGCGGCGCCGTGCACGCCATCCTCGAGAGCCAGGACCACAAGTCCGCCGTCGAAGAATGCCGCGTCACCGTCGAGAAAGAGGGGCACGAAGAAGCCGTAGACCTGCGCGTGTGGGCGCGTCCACTGGAAGTTGGTGAAGACCTGCTGACCTTCTTCGCCATCACCGACATCGCCGACGAGAAGCGCCGTCAGTTCCTGGAGCGCATCTTCCTGCACGACATCATGAACACCGCCACCGCCCTGCGCGGATTCTCCTGGCTGCTGCACGAGAACGAAGAGGATCGCGAATCGCGTCGAAACTACGGCGACCGCATCTCCTACCTCACCGAGCGCATGATCCAGGAAATCCAGGCACACCGCCAGTTGCTGGCGGCGGAGAGCGGTGAACTCAAGCCGCAGGTGCAGAGGGTGAACTCGTACGTCATACTGCAGGACACCTACTTCAACTACTGCCGCCCAGAATTGCTGGAGCGACGCCTGCTGCACTCGTCCGAAGGAAGCGCGGCCGTCGATATGGAGACTGATCCCACGCTCCTCTCGCGTGTGCTCGAGAACATGGTGAAGAATGCCATTGAGGCTTCAGTCCCGGGAGACGTCGTCACCATGGGCTGCCGCGAGGACGGCGAAGACATCATATTCTGGGTACACAACCCCACCTACATGCCCGAGAACATCCGCTCGCAGATTTTCAACCGCTCGTTCTCGACAAAAGGCCCAGGTCGCGGCCTCGGCACCTACAGCATCAAGTACCTGACCGAAAAGTACATGGGCGGGCATGCGTCGTTCACTTCAAGCGAACAGGCGGGAACGCAGTTCGAAGTCCGGTACCCGCGTAATTGGAGAGGCGGAAGGGCAAACTAACGCAGCGGTGCACACACCTTTAACTGTCCCTAATTGGGAAAGACCCGCGCTCTCCGATCTCTTTTTCGCATCACGCCAGCGCTAGCAAGAGCAGAATCTGCGGTGGAGGTTCCTCATGAGATTTCGCCTCACGCTCCTGTTCGTGCTCTCATTCATTCTCACTGTATGTGCCGCCGCGCAAGACCAGTGCGTCCCCTTTGGCGGCACCCTTTACGGCTGGCATAACGGGAACGCCTGGCATGGAGAAGGCGACTTCACCGTCGGAAGAAAAACCATGCACGCTACTGTCGTCGATACCAACACCGGAAACACCAAATACGGCGACATGTGGCTCGGCACCGAAACCGCCGTCTTTGATTTTGGCGGTGGAAACAAAGTCGAACTACTCACCGAGTACGTTACCGAGCACCACACCGATGCTGTCGCAAAAGACGGACTCTTTCACGTCAACG encodes:
- a CDS encoding ATP-binding protein, yielding MAESPVGTQFAPAERAGHEQIVKESHYFNSGSPISTLLNLVPDVILILNKQRQVVFANRAAIEFAAVDDMEDLLGMRPGELLHCKHSHESDNGCGTTTFCRYCGAVHAILESQDHKSAVEECRVTVEKEGHEEAVDLRVWARPLEVGEDLLTFFAITDIADEKRRQFLERIFLHDIMNTATALRGFSWLLHENEEDRESRRNYGDRISYLTERMIQEIQAHRQLLAAESGELKPQVQRVNSYVILQDTYFNYCRPELLERRLLHSSEGSAAVDMETDPTLLSRVLENMVKNAIEASVPGDVVTMGCREDGEDIIFWVHNPTYMPENIRSQIFNRSFSTKGPGRGLGTYSIKYLTEKYMGGHASFTSSEQAGTQFEVRYPRNWRGGRAN